In Motilibacter peucedani, one genomic interval encodes:
- a CDS encoding phosphotransferase produces MGGADEGPSGRVRHDVQVVTVHGDRTTVRVGDVFLKIDAVQARADAEVEAMALAPVPTPEVLWHRPPVLALAAVPGAPLGRVGEPSTAPASAWRAAGAAIRTLHDAPLPPRLGVGRDELAARLAAECEWLTASSGLPSDVLAHHRRRAESVLRPWTPVFVHGDLHASHVFVDGGRVTGIIDWSEAAQGDALADLASLSLTHERHVDDLLAGYGAEVDRDLISGWWSYRCLTAIRWLAENGYGAPEELPEATWLLSS; encoded by the coding sequence ATGGGTGGGGCGGACGAGGGGCCCAGCGGGCGTGTGCGGCACGACGTGCAGGTCGTCACTGTGCACGGAGACCGCACCACGGTGCGTGTGGGCGACGTCTTCCTGAAGATCGATGCCGTCCAGGCACGGGCCGACGCCGAGGTCGAGGCGATGGCCCTGGCTCCCGTCCCGACTCCCGAGGTGCTGTGGCACAGGCCTCCGGTGCTCGCCCTGGCCGCCGTGCCCGGCGCTCCGCTGGGGCGCGTAGGGGAGCCGTCGACGGCGCCGGCGTCCGCCTGGCGCGCCGCGGGAGCCGCGATCCGTACGCTGCACGACGCGCCGCTGCCGCCCCGGCTCGGCGTCGGCCGCGACGAGCTGGCCGCGCGACTGGCAGCCGAGTGCGAGTGGCTGACAGCCTCGAGCGGTCTGCCGAGCGACGTGCTCGCGCACCACCGCCGACGGGCAGAGTCCGTCCTGCGGCCGTGGACGCCGGTGTTCGTCCACGGCGACCTGCACGCCTCCCACGTCTTCGTCGACGGTGGGCGAGTGACCGGCATCATCGACTGGTCGGAGGCCGCGCAGGGGGACGCGCTCGCCGACCTGGCGAGCCTCAGCCTGACCCACGAGCGGCACGTGGACGACCTGCTGGCCGGCTACGGCGCGGAGGTCGACCGGGACCTCATCAGCGGCTGGTGGTCCTACCGGTGCTTGACCGCGATCCGGTGGCTGGCCGAGAACGGCTACGGTGCGCCGGAGGAGCTGCCGGAAGCGACGTGGTTGCTGAGCTCTTGA
- a CDS encoding PadR family transcriptional regulator, which translates to MCLSPVAPALVTLVGRHGPAPGNTPVDGVWSRSWRATGCRSPPFLILTALASGPRHGYGLVAEVERISQGEVRLRVGTLYGALDRLAAEGLVEVASEEVVDSRLRRNYALTEQGAHRLEEEARRARRQAETALRRLKSFGTGTLPGTAT; encoded by the coding sequence ATGTGCCTCTCCCCTGTTGCTCCCGCGCTCGTGACACTAGTCGGGCGGCATGGTCCAGCGCCTGGTAATACCCCGGTCGACGGAGTATGGTCCCGGTCATGGCGCGCGACCGGATGCAGGAGCCCACCGTTCCTCATCCTCACGGCACTGGCCTCCGGGCCGAGGCACGGCTACGGGCTGGTCGCCGAGGTGGAGCGCATCTCGCAGGGCGAGGTGCGCCTGCGCGTCGGCACGCTCTACGGCGCGCTCGACCGGCTCGCCGCCGAAGGCCTCGTCGAGGTGGCCTCCGAGGAGGTGGTCGACTCACGCCTGCGCCGCAACTACGCGCTCACCGAGCAGGGCGCCCACCGGCTCGAGGAGGAGGCGCGGCGCGCCCGCCGGCAGGCCGAGACCGCCCTGCGCCGCCTCAAGTCCTTCGGCACCGGGACGCTCCCAGGGACTGCGACGTGA
- a CDS encoding DinB family protein translates to MSEDYAGSDRFRGARIVGSDLTGLEVRDCDVSSLKVVDCYGADVYLGGAFPRLVVNDVDVTAYVEGELDRRQPTRVLARTVHSPDDYRAAWRAVDSGWSTTFHQVRELPESLLHQQVDGEWSFVQTQRHLLFASDAWFGNAVLEEATAYHPLGLPASAMAADDAAALGLDVDASPSLEEVLEPRLARMASLRRFVETLTEAELDRVCGRKPADPYPDQDYLVRRCLRVVLQEEAEHHRYALRDLAVLEALPAR, encoded by the coding sequence ATGTCCGAGGACTACGCCGGCTCCGACCGGTTCCGTGGTGCACGCATCGTCGGGAGCGACCTCACGGGACTCGAGGTCCGCGACTGCGACGTGAGCAGCCTCAAGGTGGTCGACTGCTACGGCGCCGACGTCTACCTAGGCGGTGCTTTCCCGCGGCTGGTGGTCAACGACGTGGACGTGACTGCCTACGTCGAGGGCGAGCTCGACCGTCGGCAGCCGACGAGGGTGCTGGCTCGCACGGTCCACTCCCCCGACGACTACCGGGCGGCCTGGCGTGCCGTCGACAGCGGGTGGAGCACGACGTTCCACCAGGTCCGGGAGCTGCCCGAGTCACTGCTCCACCAGCAAGTCGACGGCGAATGGTCGTTCGTGCAGACCCAGCGCCACCTGCTCTTCGCCAGCGACGCGTGGTTCGGCAACGCCGTGCTGGAGGAAGCCACCGCGTACCACCCGCTCGGTCTCCCAGCCAGCGCGATGGCAGCGGACGACGCCGCAGCGCTGGGTCTCGACGTGGACGCGTCACCCAGCCTCGAGGAGGTGCTGGAGCCGCGACTCGCCCGCATGGCGAGCCTGCGGCGCTTCGTCGAGACCCTCACCGAGGCGGAGCTGGACCGGGTCTGCGGGCGCAAGCCGGCCGACCCGTACCCCGACCAGGACTACCTCGTGCGCCGCTGCCTGCGCGTCGTGCTGCAGGAGGAGGCCGAGCACCACCGCTACGCCCTGCGCGACCTGGCTGTGCTCGAGGCGCTACCGGCCCGGTAG
- a CDS encoding VOC family protein — MGNARPAVVRLSALALDAADPPRAARFWAALLGREVVDEPTGPLLPGSDTQVGLRFVPSDSVKQGRDRVHLHVTSDSAEHQERLVRRVLELGGRHLDVGQLPTETHIVLADPEGDELCIIGPDSTFLAGCGPLGELACDGTRAVGVFWSRVLGWPLVWDQDEETAVQSPSGGTKVAWGGPPLQPKLGRNRQRFELAALGGELDAAVERLTALGAGVLRPLEHGILELADPDGNEFVLTATTSPSASAVRTSPCEAPRA; from the coding sequence ATGGGCAACGCACGACCGGCAGTCGTACGCCTCAGCGCGCTCGCCCTCGACGCCGCGGACCCGCCACGGGCGGCACGGTTCTGGGCGGCCCTGCTGGGCCGCGAGGTCGTGGACGAGCCCACCGGCCCGCTCCTGCCCGGCTCGGACACCCAGGTCGGGCTGCGGTTCGTGCCGAGCGACAGCGTCAAGCAGGGCCGCGACCGGGTTCACCTGCACGTGACGAGCGACAGTGCCGAGCACCAGGAGCGCCTCGTGCGACGGGTGCTCGAGCTGGGAGGTCGGCACCTCGACGTGGGGCAGCTACCCACCGAGACCCACATCGTGCTGGCCGACCCCGAAGGGGACGAGCTCTGCATCATCGGGCCGGACAGCACCTTCCTCGCCGGCTGCGGCCCGCTCGGCGAGCTGGCGTGCGACGGTACGCGTGCGGTCGGGGTCTTCTGGAGCCGTGTCCTCGGCTGGCCGCTCGTGTGGGACCAGGACGAGGAGACCGCCGTGCAGTCGCCATCGGGCGGCACGAAGGTCGCCTGGGGCGGACCGCCGCTGCAGCCCAAGCTCGGTAGGAACCGTCAGCGGTTCGAGCTCGCCGCGCTCGGCGGAGAGCTCGACGCGGCGGTCGAGAGGCTCACGGCACTCGGCGCAGGCGTGCTGCGGCCGCTCGAGCACGGGATCCTCGAGCTCGCCGACCCCGACGGCAACGAGTTCGTCCTGACGGCGACGACCTCTCCCTCCGCCTCGGCGGTCCGGACCTCCCCGTGTGAAGCGCCTCGCGCCTGA
- a CDS encoding phage tail protein: MSHVVDFEHVSTEGLESSPVAAALAGLRANEARYYRNKFGHVFATDAADEAAETVEWVHGILREERDLVISSRPLEACAFEVDGTRMAYVFYESGLSVNVMYGIADGSKRAVGFKLSQGMAVPAELAERFKFARQKSKLAGEIRGTYFVIKGEH, from the coding sequence GTGTCGCACGTCGTCGACTTCGAGCACGTGTCCACCGAGGGTCTGGAGTCCTCGCCGGTCGCGGCCGCGCTGGCGGGGCTGCGCGCGAACGAAGCCCGCTACTACCGCAACAAGTTCGGCCACGTGTTCGCCACCGACGCTGCGGACGAGGCTGCCGAGACGGTCGAGTGGGTCCACGGCATCCTCCGCGAGGAGCGGGACCTGGTCATCAGCAGTCGGCCTCTCGAGGCGTGCGCGTTCGAGGTGGACGGCACGCGCATGGCCTACGTGTTCTACGAGTCCGGGCTGTCGGTCAACGTGATGTACGGCATCGCCGACGGGAGCAAGCGCGCCGTCGGCTTCAAGCTCTCCCAGGGCATGGCCGTCCCCGCGGAGCTGGCGGAGCGGTTCAAGTTCGCGCGTCAGAAGTCGAAGCTCGCCGGAGAGATCCGCGGGACGTACTTCGTCATCAAGGGAGAGCATTGA
- a CDS encoding WD40 repeat domain-containing protein produces the protein MTARPPLERSYRALLRLLPAPERRARGDEMLGVLLATAPATRTRPSVGETGDLLRAAARSRLRCLLVSDPVARAGALCSTVLVLLAAVLFTTNLDQRGVLASRTGVAAPVLLDRFPSWEPVPATVERSPAGAAAMAYVDGTDDRGEFLALVGSDGATLRRMRLPGDLRSSTPSLLSPDGTRVADTWTGRLRVKDLRTGRGTTPPGLQLDGQDALLAWSADATRVVVGSQLHTRVVALETGRQVQLPGGATAAAFAHDGRLTLDRAGRLETYAYDLRALVDSRPTPEGWTIAPAGWSADGRTLALRPLVGDLSGNGPRDGQLGLRTAAGGEGPAFLAPPRPSVAVAWQQGDLLVSAGAALERWDPSTLKSAVVTASKGSRLRADLRVATALVPHERTVALGTPDRGPVGPVATGSLSASSSWPWSPA, from the coding sequence GTGACCGCCCGCCCGCCGCTCGAGCGCAGCTACCGTGCGCTGCTGCGCCTGCTGCCGGCTCCCGAGCGCCGGGCCCGCGGTGACGAGATGCTCGGTGTGCTGCTGGCGACGGCCCCGGCGACGCGTACGCGGCCGAGCGTCGGCGAGACCGGCGACCTTCTGCGTGCAGCAGCGCGGTCGCGCCTGCGCTGCCTGCTCGTCTCCGACCCGGTGGCCCGGGCCGGAGCCCTGTGCTCGACGGTCCTGGTGCTGCTCGCGGCGGTCCTGTTCACCACCAACCTGGACCAGCGAGGAGTGCTGGCGTCGCGCACGGGGGTCGCTGCGCCTGTGCTCCTCGACCGATTCCCCAGCTGGGAACCCGTGCCCGCCACCGTCGAGCGCAGCCCCGCAGGCGCTGCGGCGATGGCCTACGTCGACGGGACGGACGACCGCGGCGAGTTCCTCGCCCTGGTCGGCAGCGACGGTGCCACCCTGCGTCGGATGCGGCTGCCCGGCGACCTGCGCAGCTCCACACCCTCCCTCCTCTCCCCCGACGGCACGCGCGTCGCCGACACCTGGACCGGACGGCTGCGCGTGAAGGACCTGCGCACCGGCAGGGGCACCACCCCGCCGGGGCTGCAGCTCGACGGTCAGGACGCCCTCCTCGCCTGGTCGGCGGACGCCACGCGGGTCGTCGTCGGCTCCCAGCTGCACACCCGCGTGGTGGCGCTCGAGACGGGCCGACAGGTGCAGCTTCCCGGCGGCGCCACCGCTGCGGCCTTCGCCCATGACGGCCGGCTGACCCTCGACCGTGCTGGCCGCCTCGAGACCTACGCCTACGACCTCCGCGCGCTCGTGGACAGCCGGCCGACGCCCGAGGGGTGGACCATCGCGCCGGCCGGGTGGTCGGCCGACGGTCGTACGCTCGCCCTGCGCCCCCTCGTCGGCGACCTCTCTGGCAACGGCCCCCGCGACGGCCAGCTCGGCCTGCGCACAGCCGCAGGCGGGGAAGGCCCTGCGTTCCTCGCTCCCCCGCGTCCGTCGGTCGCCGTCGCGTGGCAGCAAGGAGACCTGCTGGTGAGTGCGGGCGCCGCCCTCGAGCGCTGGGACCCGTCGACGCTGAAGTCCGCGGTCGTCACTGCGTCGAAGGGCAGCCGGCTGCGCGCCGACCTGCGCGTGGCCACCGCCCTGGTCCCGCACGAACGCACCGTCGCGCTCGGGACACCGGACCGCGGTCCTGTGGGTCCGGTCGCTACTGGGTCGCTCTCGGCCTCGTCCTCGTGGCCCTGGTCGCCGGCGTGA